The nucleotide window GAGAGGCTCGTAAAGTTCCTCCTGTGGTCGCGCGGCGGTTGGCGCATCTATGTCGACGGACCGGAATCGTTGGCCACACGGCTGGCCGCGCACTACCGTGAGACCGCGACCGGCAGGTTCGACGCGCACCTGGTGGGCGAACGGATGTTCGACCATCCGCTGGAGGTTGTGCACACACGCGATCTGCCGCCCGAGCACTCGGAAACGAAGCCGCTTGGTCGGCATCTGGAAGGATGCCGCATCGGCTTCGATCTCGGCGGCAGCGACCGCAAGGTGGCGGCGGTCATCGATGGCAGTGTCGTGTTCAGCGATGAGACGGTCTGGGATCCCTACTACAGGCCGGATCCGCAATATCACTTCGACGGCATCATGGACTCGCTGAGGAAGGCGGCGGCGCATCTCCCGCGCGTCGATGCCATCGGCGGAAGCGCCGCCGGCGTGTACGTGAACAATCGAGTCAGGGCCGGCTCGCTCTTTCGGGGCGTGCCAGAGGACGCGTTCAACGCGCGCGTGAAGGATCTCTTTCTGGACATCAGGAGCCTGTGGAACGACGTTCCCTTCGAGGTCGTCAACGACGGCGAGGTCACGGCGCTGGCAGGCTCGATGTCGCTCGGAGAGAATGCGATTCTCGGAATCGCGCTCGGCACGAGCACGGCTGCGGGCTATGTCACGCCGGACGGCAACATCACGTCGTGGCTGAACGAGCTCGCCTTCGTGCCCGTCGACTACAATCCCGCCGCTCCAATCGATGAATGGTCGGGCGACTACGGTGTCGGCGCGCAGTATTTCTCTCAGCAATGCGTCGGTCGGCTCATGCCCGCCGCTGGCATCGACTCACCGGCTGACATGCCGCTGCCCGAGCGGCTGAAGCACGTGCAGTCGCTCATGCTCGACGGCGATTACCGCGCGAAGAAGATCTTCGAGACCATCGGCACCTACGCCGGCTACGGCGTCGCGCATTTCGCGGCGTTCTACGACCTTCGACATGTGTTGGTACTGGGGCGCGTCACTTCCGGTCCGGGTGGAGACGAGATTATCGGCGGCGCACGCGGAGTGCTGGAGGTCGAGTTCCCTGAGCTGGCCCGACGAATCGCGTTCCATGTCCCCGACGAGCACGACAAACGTCACGGTCAGGCAATTGCCGCTGCGAGCTTGCCCGCAGTCACTAGGTAGGCCAGCATGAATCCGTATCACCACTATGTCTCCGAGCTCGCGCGCCTGGTATGGGAAGGCAGACGCTTCCCACTCGGCGGATTCCGACTCCTCGACGTGTTCGTCGTGCTCGACGTCGGTACGCGCCGATTGCTGCACTGGAACGCGACCGACCACCCGACCGCCGAGTGGACGGTGCAGCAGTGTCGCGCGTGGGTGACGGGCGAGAGCGGGCATCACTTCGTGGTGCACGATCACGACACGATCTCCTCGCCGGCAGCGGACCGCGGGTTGAGGGCCATGGGCCTACGCGTCCTCAAGACGCCGATCCCGGCTCCGCACGCGAACGCGTAGTGCGAACGCCTGATCGGGACCGCGCGCCCCTGCAGCGGACGCCTCGGCAAGGCGTCATTCCGGAACCGGCTCGTTCAGGAGGCGGGCCATGGCTTGGGCATATCGCTTGCCGAGCTCATGG belongs to Luteitalea sp. and includes:
- a CDS encoding ROK family protein, whose product is MNTNNGLPLVAPRVTPVLDPGFRPAVLAMQAFRNLVHATSGVVPVRIAFEQADGSVFRFETNVLAESHPKASANVPFLERLVKFLLWSRGGWRIYVDGPESLATRLAAHYRETATGRFDAHLVGERMFDHPLEVVHTRDLPPEHSETKPLGRHLEGCRIGFDLGGSDRKVAAVIDGSVVFSDETVWDPYYRPDPQYHFDGIMDSLRKAAAHLPRVDAIGGSAAGVYVNNRVRAGSLFRGVPEDAFNARVKDLFLDIRSLWNDVPFEVVNDGEVTALAGSMSLGENAILGIALGTSTAAGYVTPDGNITSWLNELAFVPVDYNPAAPIDEWSGDYGVGAQYFSQQCVGRLMPAAGIDSPADMPLPERLKHVQSLMLDGDYRAKKIFETIGTYAGYGVAHFAAFYDLRHVLVLGRVTSGPGGDEIIGGARGVLEVEFPELARRIAFHVPDEHDKRHGQAIAAASLPAVTR